The following are encoded together in the Gemmatimonadota bacterium genome:
- a CDS encoding cbb3-type cytochrome c oxidase subunit I, which translates to MSVATLADPFRTCQFTGRRIHHQAEALVKANAVVAVVALLIGAIAALLLVLTRWQAVHLLPAVWYYRILGVHGMNMLIFFIIYFEMAVLWFTSTALINARPAAPRLGWVNFGLMLVGTLMVEWMQWSGKADVLFTSYPPLKAHPLFYLGIIFFAVGALLVVAQFFATLVIAKREKTYEGSLPLVVYGAVTAAIIAVITLLHGALIYIPTFLWSIGVIDSVDPQIYRMIWWGLGHSSQQINVAAMVAVWYMLSALTVGGVVLNEKVSRSAFVLYVLFISMASAHHLLVDPGFGPAWKVVNTSYFMYMAVLASMIHGFTVPAGMELGMRLRGHTQGLFGWLRRAPWGDPGFSGMVFSVIVFGFVGGITGVTIGTEQINIIAHNTMRIPGHFHATVVSGTAMAFMAATYYLLPLVFRRKVAFWGAARWQPYLFSLGMLLLSMGMTFAGSFGVPRRHWDISFSSAPFSVQFNPAVDLVLAVMGIGGIMAVTGALLFIAIAVKSVFLGEPVGEVVRGVAVAGIPQGLTNPPTHVPNVDEVNERLHREAPSWVGPTPGTAALVGTFLAAFVVYYFTNWKLLSVLWKVG; encoded by the coding sequence ATGAGCGTCGCCACTCTCGCGGATCCGTTCCGCACCTGCCAGTTCACCGGGCGTCGCATTCATCACCAGGCCGAGGCGCTGGTCAAGGCCAATGCCGTGGTGGCCGTCGTCGCGCTCCTGATCGGGGCGATCGCCGCGCTCCTGCTCGTGCTCACCCGCTGGCAGGCGGTGCACCTGCTCCCCGCGGTGTGGTATTACCGCATCCTCGGGGTGCACGGGATGAACATGCTGATCTTCTTCATCATCTACTTCGAGATGGCGGTGCTCTGGTTCACCTCCACCGCGCTGATCAATGCGCGACCGGCGGCCCCTCGCCTGGGGTGGGTGAACTTCGGGTTGATGCTGGTCGGCACGCTCATGGTCGAGTGGATGCAGTGGAGCGGCAAGGCGGACGTGCTCTTCACGTCGTATCCGCCGCTCAAGGCGCACCCGCTGTTCTACCTCGGCATCATCTTCTTCGCCGTCGGCGCGCTGTTGGTCGTGGCGCAGTTCTTTGCCACGCTGGTCATCGCCAAGCGCGAGAAGACGTATGAAGGTTCGCTCCCGCTGGTGGTCTACGGCGCGGTGACGGCGGCGATCATCGCGGTGATCACGCTGCTGCACGGCGCCCTCATCTACATCCCCACCTTCCTCTGGTCGATCGGCGTGATTGACTCGGTCGATCCGCAGATCTATCGGATGATCTGGTGGGGGCTGGGCCATTCGTCGCAGCAGATCAACGTCGCGGCGATGGTGGCGGTCTGGTACATGCTCTCGGCGCTGACGGTGGGCGGCGTGGTGCTCAACGAGAAGGTGAGCCGCTCGGCCTTCGTGCTCTACGTGCTGTTCATCTCGATGGCCTCGGCGCACCATCTGCTCGTCGATCCGGGATTCGGCCCGGCGTGGAAGGTGGTGAACACCTCCTACTTCATGTACATGGCGGTGCTGGCCTCCATGATCCATGGCTTTACCGTGCCGGCCGGGATGGAGCTGGGGATGCGGTTGCGCGGGCACACGCAGGGGCTGTTTGGATGGCTGCGGCGCGCGCCGTGGGGCGACCCTGGTTTCAGCGGGATGGTCTTCTCGGTCATCGTCTTCGGGTTCGTGGGTGGGATCACCGGCGTCACCATTGGCACCGAGCAGATCAACATCATCGCCCACAACACGATGCGCATCCCGGGGCACTTCCACGCCACGGTGGTGAGCGGGACGGCGATGGCCTTCATGGCGGCGACCTACTACCTCCTCCCGCTCGTCTTCCGTCGCAAGGTGGCGTTCTGGGGGGCGGCGCGGTGGCAGCCGTATCTCTTCTCACTCGGGATGTTGCTCCTGTCGATGGGGATGACCTTCGCCGGAAGCTTCGGTGTTCCGCGCCGGCACTGGGATATCTCCTTCTCCTCGGCGCCGTTCAGCGTGCAATTCAACCCGGCGGTCGACCTGGTGCTGGCGGTGATGGGAATCGGTGGAATCATGGCGGTCACCGGGGCGTTGCTCTTCATCGCGATCGCGGTGAAGTCGGTCTTCCTGGGCGAACCGGTGGGAGAAGTTGTCCGCGGTGTGGCGGTCGCCGGCATTCCACAGGGACTCACCAACCCGCCGACGCATGTGCCTAACGTCGACGAGGTCAACGAACGCCTGCACCGCGAGGCGCCGAGCTGGGTTGGGCCGACGCCGGGAACGGCCGCGTTGGTCGGGACATTTCTCGCGGCCTTCGTGGTGTACTACTTCACCAACTGGAAGCTGTTGAGCGTGTTATGGAAAGTCGGGTGA
- a CDS encoding cytochrome C oxidase subunit II yields the protein MLTKVHTGLDAPEGIWWKPAHRAEKIWVAIAFAWCMVLFAMMPLWHWRGGQNPSGIRRKVEPRAFYARTLEFAKQYKVGEDRGLPIVQPPAGSDVYLTALTFQWYPILQLVEGETYRLHLSALDVNHGFSLYPLNVNFAISPGYDYALEVTPTTAGDFRIICNEFCGIGHHAMVGRVIVLDKSGKPVADNANARLSNGATP from the coding sequence ATGCTGACCAAAGTGCATACGGGGCTCGACGCGCCTGAGGGTATCTGGTGGAAGCCAGCGCATCGTGCCGAAAAGATCTGGGTGGCCATCGCCTTCGCCTGGTGCATGGTGCTCTTCGCCATGATGCCGCTGTGGCACTGGCGCGGCGGGCAGAATCCCTCGGGCATCCGGCGCAAGGTGGAGCCGCGCGCCTTCTACGCGCGCACGCTGGAGTTTGCCAAGCAGTACAAGGTCGGTGAAGACCGCGGGCTGCCGATCGTGCAGCCCCCGGCGGGGAGCGACGTCTACCTCACGGCGCTCACCTTTCAGTGGTACCCCATCCTGCAGCTGGTGGAGGGGGAGACGTACCGGTTGCACCTGTCGGCGCTCGACGTGAACCACGGCTTCAGCCTGTATCCGCTGAACGTGAACTTCGCGATCTCGCCAGGCTATGACTACGCGCTCGAGGTCACGCCGACGACCGCGGGCGACTTCCGCATCATCTGCAACGAGTTCTGCGGTATCGGCCACCACGCCATGGTCGGGCGTGTGATCGTCCTCGACAAGTCCGGCAAGCCCGTCGCCGACAACGCCAACGCCCGCCTCAGCAACGGAGCCACGCCATGA
- a CDS encoding Rrf2 family transcriptional regulator yields the protein MPLSSTAQYALRAVLHVAEHGTNDPVPADAIAADLRVPRNYLSKTLHILAQAGVLRSGRGPRGGFRLARAARDITLGDIAAPFGAVSERKCLLGRATCGWKNPCSAHPRWEAVSAAQQMFFRETTVADLLGEIADQPRMAPSHDIAPHEQRTPSRGPAADVTRKPKRRSPAPRKRVG from the coding sequence ATGCCGCTCAGCAGCACCGCGCAATACGCCCTTCGCGCCGTCCTCCATGTCGCCGAGCACGGGACCAACGATCCGGTGCCGGCCGATGCCATCGCGGCCGACTTGCGCGTCCCGCGCAACTATCTCTCCAAGACGCTGCACATTCTCGCGCAGGCCGGGGTGCTGCGCTCCGGGCGCGGCCCGCGCGGCGGATTCCGACTCGCGCGCGCCGCGCGCGATATCACGCTTGGCGACATCGCCGCACCGTTTGGCGCGGTGAGCGAGCGCAAGTGCCTGTTGGGGCGCGCCACCTGTGGTTGGAAGAACCCGTGCTCGGCGCATCCGCGGTGGGAGGCCGTCTCCGCGGCGCAGCAGATGTTCTTTCGCGAGACCACCGTGGCTGATCTGCTGGGCGAGATCGCCGATCAGCCGCGCATGGCGCCCAGCCACGACATCGCGCCGCACGAGCAACGCACGCCATCGCGCGGCCCCGCCGCCGACGTCACACGCAAGCCGAAACGCCGTTCTCCCGCTCCCCGAAAACGCGTCGGGTAG
- a CDS encoding cytochrome b N-terminal domain-containing protein — protein MRSLERLALRVVRALDSASHRLLGWRYNPLHQSGAIAVALLALLIITGLYLLIIYRVSAPWESVARLQGDPWLGRWIRGVHRYASDALVLAVGAHVLRLFAQARSWGPRTLAWTSGVILLLLLFTSGWTGFVMVWDTFGVQLANAGARLLDVLPIFSEPIARTFAGDRPVPSAFFFLNLFLHVALPLGAGAGIWLHVSRIARPTLLPPRPLLWGIVAALVALAVALPAPLPPRADPFVVPGQVPLNLFYAFWVPPAGRLPVWWAWGGAIATFALALLVPRLTRRPREGSWAPSVVDPRLCTGCNQCPQDCPWEAITMRERDDGRPTLVAHVDPALCVSCGICAGSCAPMGVGPVHRTGRDQLVDIRALARDVLDVTGRRQCSSPSAARTPPPPQLDLLRREGAIIHPVTCSGNLHSSVVELALRGGAAGVILFSCPPRDCRGREGPTWLDARLFHEREAELQARVDRRRRVGDDGGGRPRSHRCRSSGGSGRSNVR, from the coding sequence ATGCGCTCGCTCGAACGTCTCGCCCTCCGCGTCGTCCGCGCCCTCGACAGCGCGAGCCACCGCCTGCTCGGCTGGCGCTACAACCCGCTGCACCAGAGCGGGGCCATCGCCGTGGCGCTGCTCGCGCTCCTCATCATCACGGGGCTGTATCTCCTCATCATCTATCGGGTGAGCGCACCGTGGGAGTCGGTGGCGCGCCTGCAGGGCGACCCATGGCTTGGGCGCTGGATCCGCGGCGTGCATCGGTATGCCTCCGATGCCCTCGTACTCGCGGTCGGCGCGCATGTGCTGCGCCTCTTCGCCCAGGCGCGCAGTTGGGGGCCGCGCACGCTCGCGTGGACATCGGGAGTGATCCTGTTGCTGCTGCTCTTTACCAGCGGATGGACGGGATTCGTGATGGTGTGGGACACCTTCGGTGTCCAACTGGCGAATGCAGGCGCGCGCCTCCTCGACGTCCTCCCGATCTTTTCGGAACCGATCGCCCGCACCTTTGCCGGCGATCGCCCGGTCCCCTCGGCCTTCTTCTTCCTCAACCTCTTCCTGCACGTCGCCCTCCCGCTGGGTGCCGGCGCCGGGATCTGGCTCCACGTCTCGCGCATCGCGCGCCCCACGCTCCTCCCACCGCGTCCGCTCCTGTGGGGCATCGTCGCTGCGCTGGTCGCGCTCGCGGTCGCACTCCCGGCGCCACTCCCGCCGCGTGCCGATCCGTTCGTCGTCCCGGGGCAGGTGCCGCTCAACCTATTCTATGCGTTCTGGGTCCCGCCGGCTGGCAGGCTCCCGGTGTGGTGGGCGTGGGGAGGGGCGATCGCGACCTTCGCGCTCGCGCTGCTGGTACCGCGCCTCACGCGCCGCCCGCGCGAGGGGTCGTGGGCGCCGAGCGTGGTCGATCCGCGCCTGTGCACCGGCTGCAACCAGTGCCCGCAGGATTGCCCGTGGGAAGCGATCACCATGCGCGAGCGCGACGATGGACGCCCGACACTCGTGGCGCATGTCGATCCCGCGCTGTGCGTGAGCTGCGGGATCTGCGCCGGCTCGTGCGCGCCTATGGGCGTGGGTCCCGTGCACCGCACCGGGCGCGACCAACTCGTCGACATCCGCGCACTGGCGCGCGACGTCCTCGACGTCACCGGTCGCCGCCAGTGCTCGTCGCCATCTGCTGCGAGAACGCCGCCGCCACCCCAGCTCGACCTGCTGCGGCGCGAAGGGGCGATCATTCACCCGGTCACCTGCAGCGGCAACCTGCATTCCTCGGTGGTGGAGCTCGCGCTGCGCGGCGGCGCAGCCGGCGTGATCCTCTTTTCGTGTCCGCCCCGCGATTGCCGCGGGCGCGAAGGCCCCACCTGGCTCGACGCACGCCTGTTCCACGAGCGCGAGGCGGAGCTGCAGGCGCGCGTCGATCGCCGCCGTCGCGTCGGCGACGATGGCGGTGGGCGACCTCGCAGCCACCGATGTCGGAGTTCCGGCGGTTCCGGGCGCTCGAACGTCCGTTAG
- a CDS encoding COX15/CtaA family protein codes for MSRDLPRLLPVVAATIAALLLVLRAASFVPMTDARGESAWVRLSWSARPERIEQCRRLSDAELAERPEHMRLRLECEGRFARYLLQLTVDGTAALADTVQGDGLRHDRPMHVLREHPLHPGARRLRRPSFDWTRPPPPLGTRPPASRVRCSGIAKHASERSACAAPASPSHPAFRSIPRLHLEQGGSSSSPMTARAVRWWRGPGVRPHDVAPALRSTPRQAPPMRPGTRPSSSTWIRLTSRPSASNDRAVRRWLYATMLSVVAVLVVGGITRLTESGLSITVWKPITGVLPPLSESAWLHAFEQYQQIPEAQTVHAGITLDKFKSLFFWEWAHRLVARLVGLVIAIPFFVLLLRGCIRPSLRLRMANLPLLVTLQGAMGWYMVQSGLSERTSVSQYRLTAHLALAIIIYVVAAWTAFRLHPSSESDAVAIDHTTPNGGAVALSALVFVVILTGGFVAGLDAGLVYNTFPLMGGSVVPPTYGDLAPMWRNWFENPAAVQFHHRTLALITLGIALWFAWRRRAVASDAAARRAWMYVQLAGVLQVTLGVATLLLHVPISLAALHQAGAVALLTATMYAGARDGVVRSGRAGA; via the coding sequence GTGAGCCGCGACCTCCCGCGCCTGCTGCCGGTCGTCGCCGCAACCATCGCCGCCCTGCTCCTCGTGCTGCGCGCCGCGTCGTTTGTCCCCATGACCGACGCGCGCGGCGAGTCGGCGTGGGTCCGGCTGTCGTGGAGCGCACGCCCCGAGCGCATCGAGCAGTGCCGTCGCCTGTCGGATGCGGAACTCGCCGAGCGTCCCGAGCACATGCGCCTGCGGCTGGAGTGCGAGGGGCGCTTTGCCCGCTACCTGTTGCAACTGACGGTTGACGGCACCGCCGCGCTGGCCGACACGGTGCAGGGCGACGGGTTGCGGCACGACCGCCCCATGCACGTGCTGCGCGAGCATCCGCTACACCCCGGCGCCCGCCGCCTCAGGCGACCCTCGTTCGATTGGACTCGACCACCGCCACCGCTGGGGACTCGCCCGCCGGCGAGCAGGGTACGGTGCTCGGGGATCGCGAAACACGCGAGCGAGAGGAGCGCGTGCGCCGCACCGGCGAGTCCATCCCACCCCGCCTTTCGCTCGATACCACGATTACACTTGGAGCAGGGCGGGTCGTCCTCATCACCTATGACGGCACGCGCCGTACGCTGGTGGCGCGGACCGGGAGTGCGCCCCCATGACGTCGCTCCGGCCCTGCGATCGACCCCGCGCCAGGCGCCGCCCATGCGCCCTGGCACACGACCATCGTCATCGACATGGATCCGCCTGACATCACGTCCCTCGGCCTCCAACGACCGCGCCGTACGGCGGTGGCTGTACGCCACCATGCTCTCAGTCGTCGCCGTGCTCGTCGTCGGCGGGATCACGCGCCTAACGGAAAGCGGGCTGTCGATCACCGTCTGGAAGCCCATCACCGGCGTCCTCCCCCCGCTGTCCGAATCGGCGTGGTTGCACGCGTTCGAGCAGTACCAGCAGATCCCCGAGGCGCAGACCGTCCACGCCGGAATCACGCTCGACAAGTTCAAGTCGCTCTTCTTCTGGGAGTGGGCGCATCGCCTGGTGGCGCGACTGGTGGGGCTGGTCATCGCGATCCCGTTTTTTGTCCTCCTGCTGCGCGGGTGCATTCGCCCGTCGCTGCGGCTGCGCATGGCCAACCTTCCGCTCCTCGTGACCCTGCAGGGGGCGATGGGATGGTACATGGTGCAGAGCGGCCTGTCGGAGCGCACGTCCGTCTCGCAATACCGCCTCACCGCGCACCTCGCGCTGGCCATCATCATCTATGTCGTGGCGGCATGGACCGCCTTCCGCCTGCATCCGTCGAGCGAGTCGGACGCGGTCGCCATTGACCACACCACGCCTAACGGCGGCGCCGTCGCCCTCTCGGCGCTCGTCTTCGTCGTCATCCTCACCGGCGGCTTCGTGGCCGGACTCGATGCGGGGCTCGTCTACAACACCTTCCCATTGATGGGAGGGAGCGTTGTTCCGCCGACGTACGGCGACCTGGCGCCGATGTGGCGCAACTGGTTCGAGAATCCGGCGGCGGTGCAGTTCCATCACCGGACGCTGGCGCTCATCACGCTGGGCATCGCGCTCTGGTTTGCATGGCGGCGGCGGGCGGTGGCGAGTGACGCGGCCGCGCGGCGGGCGTGGATGTATGTGCAGCTGGCGGGTGTGCTGCAGGTGACGCTGGGTGTCGCGACGCTGCTGCTGCACGTCCCCATCTCGTTGGCGGCGCTGCACCAGGCGGGGGCGGTGGCGTTGTTGACGGCAACGATGTATGCGGGGGCGCGGGATGGGGTGGTGCGGAGTGGTCGCGCTGGCGCCTGA